In one Rutidosis leptorrhynchoides isolate AG116_Rl617_1_P2 chromosome 8, CSIRO_AGI_Rlap_v1, whole genome shotgun sequence genomic region, the following are encoded:
- the LOC139863074 gene encoding AUGMIN subunit 5-like: MQSSSTIQPEAIIDWLQNEMNYRPLGPHISSSKPSIPSPDSLRRVCRGNMIPVFNFLLTRVKSEKTVSIIRRNILVHGREDDAGDYSRAKSDRKVRKKSANVRESDNRETVEKERELAEKEVERLRRIVRRKRKELKDRMVEVSHEEGDRKRMLDERSNYRHKQVILEAYDSQCDGAVRILTQYHNRLCSYLNQLKKAQKLEVDFSISTSSINCENGAGFIDTSREKDIRRACESLAMQMIEKIKNSFSAYEGTGIHLNPQLETAKLGIDVDDDVPNEVRDVILSCIKSPTQLLLDVIAYTHSLKYLVAKEIEKIDAIADAETLRYKYENNRATDASPDPGFPLPLKLYANDNNKLNLSSKGTRYQRFERQKAHIQQFVATEDQLNKAAEARSACQRLLKRLYGTSDVDLSFSFGIGRTSQNVGNLRQLELDVWAMEREAAGLKASLTTLTSEVQRLNMLYDERKEAEDSLKKKLKKIEEFDARRLELKSVYDAVLRSITDAATFWSQKPLDAREHASKTIIPACTCLANSANSAKDLIHEEVSAFLCGPDNRLYMFPSTPQALLESVGPYGSTGPESVTIAEKNATRLTARASAGDPSAVPSISRISAALQYPAGIPGSEASLASVLESMEFCLKLCGSEACVLEEISEAINVVRIRRELVESGRTLLNHAYHSQKEHKSDTSYCLDLASKQDEIIMNEWLPELKNGIATAQKSLDDCKYVDVLLDEWWEQPASTVVDWVTVDEQNVGAWQNHVKQLLACYAKELR; this comes from the exons ATGCAGAGCTCGTCAACGATCCAACCGGAAGCCATAATCGATTGGCTACAAAACGAAATGAATTACAGACCATTAGGTCCTCACATTTCATCCAGTAAGCCATCAATCCCTTCACCTGATTCACTTCGTAGGGTTTGTAGAGGAAACATGATTCCTGTATTCAATTTTCTCTTAACCAGAGTTAAATCGGAGAAAACCGTTAGTATTATACGTCGTAACATCCTTGTTCATGGTAGAGAAGATGATGCTGGTGATTATAGTCGTGCGAAAAGTGACCGTAAAGTGAGGAAGAAGAGTGCGAATGTACGGGAGAGCGATAATCGAGAGACGGTTGAAAAGGAAAGGGAGTTAGCTGAGAAGGAGGTGGAGAGGTTGAGGCGAATTGTGAGACGGAAAAGGAAGGAGTTGAAGGATCGAATGGTGGAGGTTTCGCATGAAGAAGGTGATCGTAAAAGGATGCTTGATGAACGATCGAATTACAG GCATAAGCAGGTGATTTTAGAAGCATACGATTCTCAGTGTGATGGAGCAGTTAGGATACTCACCCAATATCATAATCGTCTTTGTTCCTATCTTAATCAGTTAAAGAAAGCTCAGAAATTGGAGGTTGATTTTTCAATCAGTACTTCCTCCATTAACTGTGAAAACGGTGCAGGTTTCATCGATACGAGCAGGGAAAAGGATATCCGCAGGGCATGTGAATCACTTGCAATGCAGATGATCGAAAAGATAAAAAATTCTTTTTCTGCATATGAAGGAACTGGTATCCATTTGAACCCTCAATTAGAAACTGCCAAATTAGGGATCGATGTAGATGATGATGTACCAAACGAGGTCCGAGATGTGATTCTTAGTTGTATCAAAAGTCCTACTCAGTTACTTTTGGATGTAATCGCGTACACTCATAGTTTGAAATATTTGGTTGctaaagaaatagagaaaattgacGCTATTGCTGATGCAGAAACATTAAG GTACAAGTACGAGAATAATAGAGCAACGGATGCTTCTCCTGATCCAGGCTTTCCATTACCTCTTAAACTTTATGCTAATGATAATAACAAGCTTAACTTATCATCAAAAGGAACTCGATATCAACGTTTTGAGAGACAG AAAGCACATATTCAGCAATTTGTGGCTACTGAAGACCAACTAAACAAAGCTGCAGAGGCTAGAAGTGCATGCCAAAGGCTCTTAAAACGTCTGTACGGTACTAGTGATGTTGACCTGTCTTTTTCATTTGGTATTGGAAGGACCTCGCAGAACGTAGGTAATCTAAGGCAGTTGGAG CTGGACGTGTGGGCCATGGAAAGAGAAGCTGCTGGATTAAAAGCAAGTTTGACCACATTGACTTCTGAAGTTCAGCGTTTAAACATGTTGTATGATGAGAGGAAGGAAGCGGAAGATTCTTTAAAGAAGAaattgaagaaaattgaagaatttgaTGCGAGAAGATTGGAGCTTAAGTCCGTTTACGATGCTGTTTTGAGATCTATCACG GATGCTGCTACATTCTGGAGTCAAAAACCCTTGGATGCAAGGGAGCATGCATCAAAAACCATCATTCCGGCGTGTACATGTCTTGCCAACTCAGCAAACAGTGCAAAAGATCTTATTCATGAAGAAGTGTCCGCCTTTTTATGCGGTCCTGATAATCGCCTTTACATGTTTCCATCAACTCCACAG GCACTCTTGGAATCTGTGGGCCCGTATGGTTCTACTGGACCTGAATCTGTCACCATCGCTGAAAAAAATGCCACCCGACTGACTGCAAGAGCTAGTGCCGGAGATCCATCTGCCGTTCCTTCCATTTCTCGTATTTCTGCAGCCCTTCAGTATCCTGCAGGTATACCTG GTTCAGAAGCAAGCTTAGCATCAGTGTTGGAGTCGATGGAATTTTGTTTGAAGTTATGTGGTTCGGAAGCATGTGTATTAGAGGAAATATCAGAGGCGATCAATGTGGTCCGTATAAGACGTGAACTTGTTGAGAGTGGCCGTACGTTATTAAATCATGCTTACCATTCTCAAAAAGAACATAAAAG TGACACGAGTTACTGTTTAGACCTGGCGTCTAAACAAGATGAGATTATAATGAACGAGTGGTTGCCTGAGCTAAAGAATGGAATTGCAACTGCTCAAAAATCTCTAGATGACTGCAAATATGTAGATGTTTTG CTTGATGAATGGTGGGAACAACCAGCATCAACAGTTGTTGATTGGGTAACTGTGGATGAACAAAATGTTGGTGCTTGGCAGAATCATGTGAAGCAACTTCTTGCATGTTATGCAAAGGAACTACGTTaa
- the LOC139863037 gene encoding uncharacterized protein encodes MAESTGKKLIKIDVSSDSVCPWCYVGKKNLDKALSLSKDQYDFEIKWHPYLLSPAAPKEGINKKEYYKNKFGSRTDQIFARMTEIFRGLGMTYDVDGLTGSSLDSHRLILFAGKQGLDKQNNLVEELFNGYFTKGKFIGDRDFLLECARKVGLEGAAEYLDDPNNGLQEVNEELRKYSANVSGVPHYVINGKHQLSGGQPAEVFLRAFQAAANNVN; translated from the exons ATGGCTGAATCAACCGGAAAGAAGCTAATAAAAATTGATGTGAGTTCAGACAGTGTATGCCCATGGTGTTATGTTGGCAAAAAGAATCTGGACAAAGCTTTATCTTTATCCAAAGATCAATACGATTTCGAG ATTAAATGGCACCCGTATTTACTAAGTCCTGCTGCACCTAAAGAAGGAATTAACAAGAAAGAATATTACAAGAACAAGTTTGGATCTCGAACCGATCAAATCTTTGCTCGTATGactgag ATTTTTAGGGGGCTTGGAATGACTTATGATGTCGATGGTCTTAC TGGAAGTTCATTGGACAGCCACAGGCTGATACTTTTTGCAGGGAAACAGGGTCTTGATAAGCAGAACAATCTTGTAGAAGAGTTGTTTAATGGGTATTTTACAAAGGGGAAGTTTATTGGTGACAG GGACTTTTTACTGGAATGTGCAAGGAAAGTTGGGTTAGAAGGAGCAGCTGAGTATCTTGATGATCCAAACAATGGGCTTCAGGAG GTTAATGAAGAACTTAGGAAGTACTCGGCCAACGTTTCAGGTGTCCCTCACTATGTG ATTAACGGAAAGCACCAGCTGAGTGGTGGCCAACCTGCAGAAGTGTTTCTTAGAGCTTTTCAAGCAGCTGCTAATAATGTAAATTGA
- the LOC139862367 gene encoding E3 ubiquitin-protein ligase At3g02290-like: MGGVCCCLHNDCEDYVNPNSSVYRNCICLRCFLQNFLYMYTLLFQRGDEHGRLPSPSSIQGTASFSSSASLDNSLSGVYRSPPRPLPYDVDPRYIRLQRDGLVSRREKGSSRSLDEGESLRGSDSDTETDPLCAGNKWNSSTCEDGTKGLQSKSSHKLSTPKVTTGFAHIFASSEDEDVCPTCLEEYTIENPKIITKCSHHFHLGCIYEWMERSETCPVCGKVMAFDETGLA; this comes from the exons ATGGGTGGTGTTTGTTGCTGCTTGCATAATGACTGCGAAGATTATGTTAATCCCAATAGTTCGGTATATAGAAACTGCATATGTCTTCGATGCTTTCTGCAAAATTTCTTATACATG TACACATTGTTGTTTCAAAGAGGGGATGAACATGGTCGGCTTCCAAGCCCTTCGTCCATTCAAGGGACGGCATCTTTTAGTTCGTCGGCATCACTTGATAACTCGCTATCGGGTGTGTATCGTTCTCCTCCAAGACCGTTGCCTTATGACGTTGACCCGAGGTATATTCGTCTTCAAAGAGACGGATTGGTTTCGAGACGGGAGAAAGGGTCGAGTCGCTCGTTGGACGAAGGTGAATCGTTAAGAGGAAGCGATAGTGATACAGAGACGGATCCGTTATGTGCAGGAAACAAGTGGAATAGTTCAACATGTGAAGATGGAACTAAAGGGTTGCAATCGAAGTCTTCTCATAAGCTTTCGACCCCGAAAGTGACGACAGGTTTTGCACATATTTTTGCTTCGTCGGAAGATGAAGACGTATGTCCAACTTGTCTTGAAG AATATACTATTGAAAACCCGAAGATTATTACAAAATGCTCGCACCACTTTCACCTTGGTTGCATATACGAGTGGATGGAAAGAAGCGAAACCTGCCCAGTTTGTGGCAAG GTGATGGCATTTGATGAGACTGGTTTGGCTTAA